AGCAGATTTGCAAAAAAAGTACTTCTTTACCATCTCACGATCCTAACCTGAAATTAAAACTGTGTGAGTTCATGCAGGTGGACTGCGTTCATCTAGCGGTGACTGAATTCACCAGTGCTTTGGAAATTTAATCCTATGAAAAAAGTCGTCACATTATTAAGTGTCGTCTGGCTACTAAGTGCTTGTAATTCACTTTCCCAATCAGCTAATAATACAAACTCTTGTCCACAACCTACAGCAGCCGTTCAAGTAGAGCCAAACCCACAAATAGGCTACTTTGAGCCTTTTGATTATCAGATTCGAAATATCGTCAAAGATAATAATAAAATAAAATTTCAAACAACAAAATACGACTTCGTTTTTTGTCGTAGTAACAATAATTGGACTGTGCAAGCAGGAACTTTACCTAGCGAATTGCAACCACCGCAAAACTACTCGCAAGTCGTAAAAGAAATTGTTAATCCAGCCTTCAAATCGATTACTTTTAATGAAAGAACGTATCAATATCGTGTCCGGCTAGAACCAAATTACACCTTAAGTGAAGGTGACATCTTATCGCGCCCAGAAGTATCGCCAGAAAACGACAAAGTTGTATTTGAATTAACCACTCCTGACAGTCAACAACCGCAGCAAACAATTCTATATACTCTCAAAGATTTACAAACATCTGCTGTACAAAACGGATTTTCCAGTATCGGTACGCGATTGGGGGTTCCCCAAATTACAGCTGCGGTAACGGATGGACAACGTATTTGGTGGGCGATCGCATTTGAGCAAGGCGAAGGTAATAATGGTATCGCTACGATTGTCAGCTACCAACCGCAAACTAATCAGTTGACGTTATTTCAACCTCAAGAAATTACCTCGCAACAAATTACCGATTTAGTCGTGACAGGTGAAGAAGATACGCCTACATTGTGGTTAGGGACGAAGATTAGTGGAGAAGGCAATCCAAATATTCCAGCCTATGGGCTAGTTGCTTATCGCCCAAATTTAGTCAATCCGAATGCGAGTAGTCTTAAGGCTTATACTGTTCACAATAGTCCGCTTGTGGGGGCAATTCCGACACAACTTGAAGTCGAAGGCAAAACACTGTGGGTAGGCACAGGAAACGGTATTTGTCAAGTGCAATGGCAAGCTGCTGAAAACCCCGATCGCTGGTTGTGTTGGCGGTTTGCGTTGATGGCTAAACTGCCTTCAGAAGCCCGAATTTATCGTGGATTGCTCGAAAAAACTCCGGCGGCGACGCTACCGAATACTCAAAGTGAAGTTGAAGTTTTGTGGTCGCAGCCCCTCGATTATCAAACACGTCAAAGTCGCTACGAAGTTCGCTACCAGCCAGGTTTCACAGTAACGCTGAATGAAGGGGCAAAACCTGCACAATTTCCCCAGTGGATTGCACCAGGAGAACCAGCAATTGATTGGGTCGGTTCCGAATGGCATTGGCAGGGCGATCGCTTTGTACGCGGCTGGGATGAAGTAGCAGAAAATGATGTTGGCGGTGGTCCTCGCGGAATTGCATCTAGTATGAATGTAGAACCCAATCGCCCTAGTAATTTCAACGCTATGCGCGGCGATCTAGAAATACTCGCAATTTCTGAAAATACGACAACGCTAAAGCATTACTCCGGTTGGGTTGACGACGTACTCAATCCTTATTTAACCGTTGTGCCGCAAGCAAGAGGGCAAACACAACCGAATCCTTTAACTAAATTAGAGCAATAGAAGCTCACAATGGTTGCGTAACTAACCTCTTATGACTGACGCAATCTTAGTGTTTTAATAGAACCCCCTCCAAAAAAGCAGCTACTCATAGAAGCAATGATTGTTCAAGGTGGCTGTTGTAAGTCCTGAACTCTAACCCCTATTACTAGCACTTCTGCCAACTAATTTGGCAATAGAAGCAACTAGCTGTACTGGTTCAATCGGTTTTGTGGCATGAAGTTGAAACCCTGCAGCTAAAGCGCGTTGACGGTCTTCGTCCCTCGCGTAGGCGGTTAATGCGATCGCCGGTATGTTTTTCCCGCACTCTGGTGCTAATGCCCTAATTTTTTGAATCAAACTATAACCATCTTCTTGCGGCATGCCAATATCGCTTACAAGGATATCTGGCGGTGATTGTTCGATAGCATCGAGTGCTGCATTTACTGAGGCAACTTCTTGCACGCGTGCGCCATATTCTTCTAATACAGTCGATATATAATCGCGAATATCCGCTTCATCATCAACGACAAGAACGCGCAATCCGGTAAGTGGGTTTGCTGTATCTATCAGCGCGGATGACGTACTAGAATTTTGTCCGGCTACTTGCTGATTCTGGATACACAGCGGCAATTCAACCGTAAAAGTAGCCCCTTGTCCTTCTCCAGCGCTAGCAGCGTAAATGCGACCGCGATGCAGTTCGACTAATTGCCGAACGATCGCCAGTCCCAAACCTAAGCCGCCATTGCCTCGGCTACTAGAGTTATCAGCTTGCCGAAATCGCTCAAACACAAATGGTAAAAAACTGGCACTGATACCTTTTCCTGTATCGCTAACTGCAATTTGAACAACCGTACCAACTTGTTGCGATCGCACAGTAATACGCCCACCATTTGGTGTAAATTTAATCGCGTTCGATAGTAGATTCCAAATCACTTGTTGCAACCGCGCAAAATCTCCGGTAACAAGAACAGATGAAGAGGTTGGTACCTCATGAACTAACTCAATTGATTTTGTATCGGCTGCGAGTTGTACTGTTTCAATTGCCGCATTGATCACAGCGAGGATATCAACCGTATCAATATTAAGATGAATTTTGCCGCGAATAATCCGCGATATGTCAAGTAAATCTTCGAGTAATTGTAATTGTGCTTGACCGTTGCGTTCGATTGTTTCTAAGGCACGCTCCATGGTGGTAGCATCAAACTGACGCGTCCGCAGTAATCTTGCCCAGCCTAGCATCGCATTCAGTGGCGATCGCAACTCGTGCGAGACGATGGCTAAAAATTCGTCTTTACTGCGATTGGCACTTTCGGCTTCAGCGCGTGCAGCTTGTTCGCTGGCAAGAAGGTCCGCGCGTTCTTTTTCCGCTTGCTTGCGTACGCTAATATCTCGTGCGACAACTTGTGCGGCTGGTTTTCCACTGTAAATAAAAGGGAAAGCAGCGACTTCCACATCGACGACACTACCATCCAATCGCACAAATTTTTCTTCAATGAACGGCACAGATTTTCCTGCCTGGATTTCCTGCATTCGTTCTTGTGCGATCGCTTGACTTTCTGAATGAATAATATTTAAAACTGGTTGACCAATGAGTTGCTCTACGTTCT
This region of Chroococcidiopsis sp. TS-821 genomic DNA includes:
- a CDS encoding ATP-binding protein, whose product is MRTSEQIKAEIEDKFGFFPPFFSPALHNSQVLENLWQQTLIAYIHNPLSAVFKEKLSAYLSRFCTVPYCMVCHSCTLRPLGMKAAEVLQLLETPPPNIEEIELHLKRLAAYSQLDVLPAANSELEESLLACAIFISLEGEAAESYRTQLRQILGASNYQHLVAFVAYVKTCHVWMEANPEVSYEADKRVLDNLRFLVAEEPRLSEFFRNYAAKVKQERQTRAERQAILAERQRHLQVLRESEEKYRKLVELMPDTLFVQCEGKLVFANSAAVKLLNAENVEQLIGQPVLNIIHSESQAIAQERMQEIQAGKSVPFIEEKFVRLDGSVVDVEVAAFPFIYSGKPAAQVVARDISVRKQAEKERADLLASEQAARAEAESANRSKDEFLAIVSHELRSPLNAMLGWARLLRTRQFDATTMERALETIERNGQAQLQLLEDLLDISRIIRGKIHLNIDTVDILAVINAAIETVQLAADTKSIELVHEVPTSSSVLVTGDFARLQQVIWNLLSNAIKFTPNGGRITVRSQQVGTVVQIAVSDTGKGISASFLPFVFERFRQADNSSSRGNGGLGLGLAIVRQLVELHRGRIYAASAGEGQGATFTVELPLCIQNQQVAGQNSSTSSALIDTANPLTGLRVLVVDDEADIRDYISTVLEEYGARVQEVASVNAALDAIEQSPPDILVSDIGMPQEDGYSLIQKIRALAPECGKNIPAIALTAYARDEDRQRALAAGFQLHATKPIEPVQLVASIAKLVGRSASNRG